A single region of the Hyphomonas adhaerens MHS-3 genome encodes:
- a CDS encoding Rrf2 family transcriptional regulator yields the protein MRLTAYTNYALRTLMYCALHPDQLVRIQDVADAHGISKAHLLKAARQLGQLGYLENVRGRTGGVRLGRPPERIIIGEVVRHTEGDLEIVECFNPTTNTCPLIGVCKFSTLFRAGLRAFFAELDKVTLADIIANGPVLLERLESNREALDTGC from the coding sequence GTGCGACTGACAGCTTACACAAACTATGCGCTCCGGACGCTGATGTATTGTGCCCTGCACCCAGACCAGCTGGTGCGTATTCAGGATGTCGCCGACGCGCACGGGATTTCCAAGGCGCACCTTCTGAAAGCGGCCCGCCAGCTGGGCCAGCTCGGTTATCTTGAGAATGTCCGCGGCCGGACCGGCGGCGTCCGTCTCGGCCGCCCGCCCGAGCGCATCATCATTGGCGAGGTGGTTCGCCACACGGAGGGCGACCTCGAAATCGTTGAGTGTTTCAATCCGACGACCAATACCTGCCCGCTGATTGGCGTCTGCAAGTTCAGTACGCTGTTCCGCGCAGGCCTGCGGGCCTTCTTCGCCGAACTGGACAAGGTCACGCTGGCGGACATCATTGCAAATGGACCGGTTTTGCTGGAACGGCTTGAAAGCAATCGCGAGGCCTTGGACACAGGCTGCTAG
- a CDS encoding peroxiredoxin — MSLRIGDTAPDFTVATQKGEISFHEWAGDSWVFFFSHPADFTPVCTTEMGRTAQLADKFAARNVKPLGLSTDTVEEHVKWIEDVNDTQNTNLEFPIVADKDLKIAQTYDMIHPDESNTQAVRSVFIIDPNKKIRLTMTYPMSVGRNFDEILRVIDALQTSDANKVATPADWVPGKKVIIPPSISDEDAKSLFPQGWETLRPYLRLTDVKA; from the coding sequence ATGTCATTGCGTATCGGAGATACTGCCCCCGATTTTACCGTTGCCACCCAGAAGGGAGAGATTTCCTTCCACGAATGGGCGGGCGACAGCTGGGTTTTCTTCTTCTCTCACCCCGCGGATTTCACCCCGGTCTGCACCACGGAAATGGGCCGCACGGCTCAGCTGGCGGATAAGTTCGCTGCCCGCAACGTGAAGCCACTCGGCCTGTCCACGGATACGGTGGAAGAGCACGTCAAATGGATTGAGGACGTCAACGATACCCAGAACACCAATCTGGAATTCCCGATCGTTGCCGACAAGGACCTCAAGATCGCCCAGACCTACGACATGATCCATCCGGATGAGAGTAACACCCAGGCGGTGCGGTCGGTCTTCATTATCGACCCGAACAAGAAAATCCGCCTGACCATGACCTATCCGATGTCGGTGGGCCGGAACTTCGATGAGATCCTGCGTGTGATCGACGCCCTCCAGACCAGCGACGCCAACAAGGTTGCGACGCCGGCAGACTGGGTCCCGGGCAAGAAGGTGATCATTCCGCCGTCCATCAGCGATGAAGATGCCAAATCCCTGTTCCCGCAGGGCTGGGAAACCCTTCGTCCCTATCTGCGCCTCACGGACGTGAAGGCCTGA
- a CDS encoding helix-turn-helix domain-containing protein has protein sequence MSGDPQLVYSLEIKVLDLEAKVASLEKNLDRLAREVSATDSVNIPADVLDLIGQGEHPVRAVRQYRLLTQKELGERSGIRANHISAIERGMPYGLKTAKRLSSALDVPVSLLT, from the coding sequence ATGTCTGGCGATCCTCAGCTCGTTTATTCCCTTGAGATCAAGGTGCTCGACCTTGAGGCAAAGGTTGCGTCACTCGAAAAGAACCTGGACCGGCTCGCCCGCGAGGTCAGCGCCACGGACTCCGTCAATATACCGGCAGATGTTCTCGATCTGATCGGCCAGGGGGAACATCCGGTCCGCGCGGTGCGGCAGTACCGGTTGCTGACCCAGAAGGAACTGGGCGAGCGCAGCGGCATCCGTGCCAATCACATCTCCGCAATCGAGCGCGGCATGCCGTATGGGCTGAAAACAGCCAAACGTCTGTCGAGTGCGCTGGATGTGCCGGTCAGCCTGCTCACCTGA
- a CDS encoding CaiB/BaiF CoA transferase family protein, with product MPGTSVLSDIRIADMTTVIFGPYCTQTLADMGADVVKVEPPSGDDFRNVGKSAKNKHMGPCHMTINRGKRSVVWDMKSDEGQEAIRRLIECSDVFIHNIRPDAVARLGLTFEEVKAIKPDIVYVHCLGFGSEGPYAGRPAYDDLIQGLSAATSLLPKVDGNPRPRFIPTAFADKVSGLHAVYATLAALRQRDRTGEAVHVEVPMFECITHFLLEEHFYEAAFDPPVGPFCYQRQVDPCRQPLQTANGYVVIAPYVDQRWVKLFEVMGAPEELKDERIADRRGRFFNMDYMMERVQHYFVNHTTEHWLKLLAEADIPAAQANDFPDLQDDPHLKAVNFFQRREHPTEGGYWETQPPVQFVGQPQREITPAPAIGEHTDDVLAELGLKKD from the coding sequence ATGCCGGGAACAAGCGTGCTGTCCGATATCCGAATTGCCGACATGACCACGGTAATCTTCGGTCCGTACTGCACCCAGACCCTGGCGGATATGGGGGCGGATGTCGTGAAGGTCGAACCGCCTTCCGGCGACGATTTCCGCAATGTCGGCAAGTCTGCCAAGAACAAGCACATGGGTCCCTGCCATATGACGATCAACCGCGGAAAGCGGTCGGTCGTCTGGGACATGAAATCCGATGAGGGCCAGGAAGCCATCCGGCGGCTGATCGAATGCAGCGATGTGTTCATCCACAATATTCGTCCGGATGCCGTGGCGCGGCTCGGCCTGACTTTCGAGGAAGTGAAGGCGATCAAGCCGGACATTGTTTATGTCCACTGCCTCGGTTTCGGGTCCGAAGGCCCCTATGCCGGCCGGCCGGCTTATGATGACCTGATCCAGGGCCTGTCGGCGGCGACCAGCCTGTTGCCGAAAGTCGACGGCAATCCGCGCCCGCGCTTCATTCCGACGGCGTTTGCCGACAAGGTTTCCGGCCTTCACGCAGTCTATGCGACGCTCGCCGCACTACGCCAGCGCGACCGGACGGGCGAGGCCGTGCATGTGGAAGTGCCGATGTTCGAATGCATCACGCACTTCCTGCTGGAAGAGCATTTCTATGAAGCGGCCTTCGATCCGCCGGTTGGTCCGTTCTGTTACCAGCGCCAGGTCGATCCCTGCCGCCAGCCGCTGCAGACGGCGAACGGCTATGTCGTCATCGCGCCTTACGTGGACCAGCGCTGGGTGAAGCTGTTCGAAGTCATGGGCGCGCCCGAAGAGCTCAAGGACGAGCGCATTGCCGACCGGCGCGGACGCTTCTTCAACATGGATTACATGATGGAGCGCGTGCAGCACTATTTCGTCAATCACACGACCGAGCACTGGCTGAAACTGCTGGCCGAAGCGGACATTCCGGCGGCTCAGGCGAACGATTTCCCGGACCTTCAGGACGATCCGCACCTCAAGGCCGTGAACTTCTTCCAGCGGCGCGAACACCCGACCGAAGGCGGGTATTGGGAAACCCAGCCGCCGGTCCAGTTCGTCGGCCAGCCGCAGCGGGAAATCACGCCCGCTCCGGCGATTGGAGAACATACCGACGATGTGCTCGCGGAGCTGGGCCTGAAGAAAGACTGA
- a CDS encoding GNAT family N-acetyltransferase, with protein MSELENCGPLLLREPTMDDVERHFAIFGDPKVSAYVPSGPLVDKADSRRMLRTIKDHWWKYRFGHWAVSTVENPDHVIGFGGLAYRQINRKERLNLRFRLAREAWGNGYGHQLGLASFHLAFQQLDADAVHAIVRPDNQRIIQALEQLGMHQTETVRDVPDAPPSLVYSITAEAARAAQL; from the coding sequence ATGAGCGAGTTGGAAAATTGTGGCCCTCTTCTGCTGAGGGAGCCGACAATGGATGATGTGGAACGTCACTTTGCGATCTTCGGTGACCCGAAGGTCTCGGCTTACGTGCCGTCCGGACCGCTGGTCGACAAGGCTGACAGCCGGCGCATGCTGCGGACCATCAAAGACCATTGGTGGAAGTACCGTTTCGGCCACTGGGCCGTCTCCACGGTTGAGAACCCGGATCACGTGATTGGCTTTGGCGGGCTGGCTTACCGGCAGATCAATCGGAAGGAACGGCTCAATCTCCGTTTCCGCCTGGCCAGGGAGGCCTGGGGCAATGGCTACGGGCACCAGCTGGGCCTTGCGAGTTTCCACCTGGCCTTCCAGCAGCTGGATGCCGATGCGGTTCACGCCATTGTTCGCCCGGACAATCAAAGGATCATCCAGGCATTGGAGCAGCTGGGCATGCACCAGACCGAGACAGTGAGAGATGTGCCGGACGCGCCGCCCAGCCTGGTCTATTCGATCACCGCCGAAGCGGCCCGGGCCGCGCAGCTTTAG
- a CDS encoding alpha/beta hydrolase, whose translation MSSEHLLEPDLKDFFLSMPPLTLSREQMPAIREAREKMAMEQMPPLPPEVSIVQEMAPGRDGAPDVRMKIYRTPSDRKDRPAILHLHGGGYVLGSPESNAPQHCAWAKGMDAVVIAPAYRLAPETAFPGNVEDAYAALAWVYRNAEQLGIDTSRIAVAGESAGGGLAAALALLVRDRKEYSFCFQYLIFPMLDDRTTIRADLSPMFGEFVWDREKNRFGWTALLGQAPGGHDVSPYAAAARADDLSGLPPAFISTGAMDLFTEEDLDYARRLMAAGVPVEMHVYPGAPHGFMWVAGARVTKQFARDAREALARGIGAA comes from the coding sequence GGGAGCAAATGCCCGCCATCCGCGAAGCCCGCGAAAAGATGGCGATGGAACAGATGCCACCGCTGCCGCCGGAAGTCTCCATCGTGCAGGAGATGGCGCCCGGCCGCGACGGCGCACCGGATGTGCGGATGAAGATCTACCGCACGCCATCCGACCGGAAAGACCGGCCGGCCATCCTGCACCTGCATGGCGGCGGCTATGTGCTGGGCAGCCCGGAAAGCAACGCGCCGCAGCATTGCGCCTGGGCAAAAGGGATGGACGCGGTCGTCATCGCGCCGGCCTATCGCCTTGCGCCTGAAACGGCATTCCCCGGCAATGTCGAAGATGCCTATGCCGCGCTCGCCTGGGTCTACCGGAACGCCGAGCAGCTGGGCATCGACACATCGAGGATCGCCGTCGCGGGCGAAAGCGCGGGCGGGGGCCTCGCCGCGGCGCTGGCCCTTCTGGTGCGCGACCGGAAGGAATACAGCTTCTGCTTCCAGTACCTGATTTTCCCGATGCTGGATGACCGGACAACGATCCGCGCGGACCTTTCGCCCATGTTTGGGGAATTTGTCTGGGACCGCGAAAAGAACCGGTTCGGCTGGACGGCCCTGCTCGGCCAGGCGCCCGGCGGGCATGACGTATCGCCCTACGCCGCTGCGGCGCGAGCCGACGATCTCTCCGGCCTGCCGCCTGCCTTCATCTCAACCGGCGCGATGGATCTCTTCACCGAGGAAGACCTCGACTATGCCCGCCGCCTGATGGCCGCCGGCGTACCGGTGGAGATGCACGTTTATCCCGGCGCGCCGCATGGCTTCATGTGGGTGGCGGGCGCCCGGGTGACGAAACAGTTTGCCCGCGATGCCCGGGAGGCATTGGCCAGAGGGATCGGGGCAGCCTAA